A section of the Ovis canadensis isolate MfBH-ARS-UI-01 breed Bighorn chromosome 1, ARS-UI_OviCan_v2, whole genome shotgun sequence genome encodes:
- the LOC138440777 gene encoding taurochenodeoxycholic 6 alpha-hydroxylase-like isoform X1 → MSVSALSPSRALGGVSGLLPVVLLLGLVLVLLKAAQLYLRRQWLLKALHHFPSPPSHWFYGHKLEFQEEGELPHLLKRVEKYPRACVRWLWGTRAFVLVYDPDYMKMVLGRSDPKSHITYRHLKPWIGTGLLLLEGQKWFQHRRMLTPAFHYDILKPYVGIMADSVRVMLDKWEELISQDSHLEIFGHVSSMTLDTIMKCAFSHQGSVQTDRNSQSYIQAIRDLSHLIFSRLRNALHQNDLIYRLTPEGRWNHQALQLTHQHTDAVIKERKAHLQKEGELEKVRSRRHLDFLDILLFARMENGSSLSDKDLRAEVDTFMFEGHDTTASGISWILYALASHPEHQQRCREEIQSLLADGASITWDHLDQMPYTTMCIKEAMRLYPPVPVIGRELSKPITFPDGRSLPAGILLSLSIYGLHHNPKVWPNPEVFDPTRFAPGSTRHSHAFLPFSGGSRNCIGKQFAMNELKVAVALTLLRFELSPDPARVPVPMPVVVLRSTNGIHLQLRKLSDSGRDKDKL, encoded by the exons ATGAGTGTCTCTGCACTGAGCCCCTCCAGAGCCCTGGGCGGGGTCTCTGGGCTCCTGCCAGTGGTCTTGCTGCTCGGTTTGGTTCTGGTTCTGCTCAAGGCGGCACAGCTCTACCTGCGCAGACAGTGGCTGCTCAAAGCCCTTCATCACTTCCCGTCTCCTCCTTCCCACTGGTTCTATGGACACAAGCTGGAG TTCCAAGAGGAGGGTGAGCTGCCACACCTACTGAAAAGGGTAGAGAAATACCCAAGGGCCTGTGTTCGCTGGCTGTGGGGCACAAGGGCCTTTGTATTGGTCTACGACCCTGACTACATGAAGATGGTCCTGGGGAGATCAG ACCCAAAGTCTCACATTACCTACAGACACCTGAAGCCCTGGATTG GGACAGGTTTGCTGCTATTGGAGGGGCAGAAGTGGTTCCAGCACCGGCGGATGCTGACCCCAGCCTTCCACTATGACATCCTGAAGCCCTACGTGGGAATCATGGCTGACTCTGTCCGAGTGATGCTG GACAAGTGGGAGGAGCTCATCAGCCAGGACTCACACCTGGAGATCTTTGGACATGTCTCCTCGATGACCCTGGACACCATCATGAAGTGCGCCTTCAGCCACCAGGGCAGCGTCCAGACGGACAG GAACTCCCAGTCCTACATCCAGGCCATCAGGGACCTCAGTCATCTGATTTTTTCCCGACTGCGGAATGCTCTCCACCAGAACGACCTCATCTACAGGCTGACCCCTGAAGGCCGCTGGAACCACCAGGCCCTCCAGCTCACCCATCAACACACAG ATGCAGTGATCAAGGAGAGGAAGGCTCACCTGCAGAAGGAGGGAGAACTTGAGAAGGTGAGGAGCAGGAGGCACTTGGACTTCCTGGACATCCTCCTCTTTGCCAGA ATGGAGAACGGGAGCAGCTTGTCTGACAAGGACCTCCGTGCTGAGGTGGACACGTTCATGTTTGAGGGTCACGACACCACAGCCAGTGGCATCTCCTGGATCCTCTATGCTCTAGCCTCCCACCCAGAACATCAGCAGAGGTGTCGGGAAGAGATCCAGAGCCTCCTTGCGGATGGTGCTTCCATAACCTG GGACCATCTGGACCAGATGCCCTACACCACCATGTGCATCAAGGAGGCCATGAGACTCTATCCACCAGTACCAGTCATTGGCAGAGAGCTTAGCAAGCCCATCACCTTCCCTGATGGACGCTCCTTACCTGCAG GAATCTTACTGTCCCTCTCCATTTATGGGCTTCATCACAACCCAAAGGTGTGGCCGAACCCAGAG GTATTTGACCCAACCCGGTTCGCACCAGGTTCTACTCGACACAGCCATGCCTTCCTGCCCTTCTCAGGAGGATCCAG GAACTGCATTGGGAAGCAGTTTGCCATGAATGAGTTGAAGGTGGCCGTGGCCCTGACCTTGCTCCGCTTTGAGCTGTCACCGGATCCCGCCAGGGTCCCTGTGCCCATGCCAGTCGTTGTGCTGAGATCCACAAATGGGATCCACCTGCAGCTCAGGAAGCTCTCTGATTCAGGTAGGGACAAGGACAAGCTCTGA
- the LOC138440777 gene encoding cytochrome P450 4A11-like isoform X3 encodes MGHMAYSVQLMVFQEEGELPHLLKRVEKYPRACVRWLWGTRAFVLVYDPDYMKMVLGRSDPKSHITYRHLKPWIGTGLLLLEGQKWFQHRRMLTPAFHYDILKPYVGIMADSVRVMLDKWEELISQDSHLEIFGHVSSMTLDTIMKCAFSHQGSVQTDRNSQSYIQAIRDLSHLIFSRLRNALHQNDLIYRLTPEGRWNHQALQLTHQHTDAVIKERKAHLQKEGELEKVRSRRHLDFLDILLFARMENGSSLSDKDLRAEVDTFMFEGHDTTASGISWILYALASHPEHQQRCREEIQSLLADGASITWDHLDQMPYTTMCIKEAMRLYPPVPVIGRELSKPITFPDGRSLPAGILLSLSIYGLHHNPKVWPNPEVFDPTRFAPGSTRHSHAFLPFSGGSRNCIGKQFAMNELKVAVALTLLRFELSPDPARVPVPMPVVVLRSTNGIHLQLRKLSDSGRDKDKL; translated from the exons ATGGGGCACATGGCCTACTCTGTCCAACTGATGGTG TTCCAAGAGGAGGGTGAGCTGCCACACCTACTGAAAAGGGTAGAGAAATACCCAAGGGCCTGTGTTCGCTGGCTGTGGGGCACAAGGGCCTTTGTATTGGTCTACGACCCTGACTACATGAAGATGGTCCTGGGGAGATCAG ACCCAAAGTCTCACATTACCTACAGACACCTGAAGCCCTGGATTG GGACAGGTTTGCTGCTATTGGAGGGGCAGAAGTGGTTCCAGCACCGGCGGATGCTGACCCCAGCCTTCCACTATGACATCCTGAAGCCCTACGTGGGAATCATGGCTGACTCTGTCCGAGTGATGCTG GACAAGTGGGAGGAGCTCATCAGCCAGGACTCACACCTGGAGATCTTTGGACATGTCTCCTCGATGACCCTGGACACCATCATGAAGTGCGCCTTCAGCCACCAGGGCAGCGTCCAGACGGACAG GAACTCCCAGTCCTACATCCAGGCCATCAGGGACCTCAGTCATCTGATTTTTTCCCGACTGCGGAATGCTCTCCACCAGAACGACCTCATCTACAGGCTGACCCCTGAAGGCCGCTGGAACCACCAGGCCCTCCAGCTCACCCATCAACACACAG ATGCAGTGATCAAGGAGAGGAAGGCTCACCTGCAGAAGGAGGGAGAACTTGAGAAGGTGAGGAGCAGGAGGCACTTGGACTTCCTGGACATCCTCCTCTTTGCCAGA ATGGAGAACGGGAGCAGCTTGTCTGACAAGGACCTCCGTGCTGAGGTGGACACGTTCATGTTTGAGGGTCACGACACCACAGCCAGTGGCATCTCCTGGATCCTCTATGCTCTAGCCTCCCACCCAGAACATCAGCAGAGGTGTCGGGAAGAGATCCAGAGCCTCCTTGCGGATGGTGCTTCCATAACCTG GGACCATCTGGACCAGATGCCCTACACCACCATGTGCATCAAGGAGGCCATGAGACTCTATCCACCAGTACCAGTCATTGGCAGAGAGCTTAGCAAGCCCATCACCTTCCCTGATGGACGCTCCTTACCTGCAG GAATCTTACTGTCCCTCTCCATTTATGGGCTTCATCACAACCCAAAGGTGTGGCCGAACCCAGAG GTATTTGACCCAACCCGGTTCGCACCAGGTTCTACTCGACACAGCCATGCCTTCCTGCCCTTCTCAGGAGGATCCAG GAACTGCATTGGGAAGCAGTTTGCCATGAATGAGTTGAAGGTGGCCGTGGCCCTGACCTTGCTCCGCTTTGAGCTGTCACCGGATCCCGCCAGGGTCCCTGTGCCCATGCCAGTCGTTGTGCTGAGATCCACAAATGGGATCCACCTGCAGCTCAGGAAGCTCTCTGATTCAGGTAGGGACAAGGACAAGCTCTGA
- the LOC138440777 gene encoding taurochenodeoxycholic 6 alpha-hydroxylase-like isoform X2 has translation MSVSALSPSRALGGVSGLLPVVLLLGLVLVLLKAAQLYLRRQWLLKALHHFPSPPSHWFYGHKLEFQEEGELPHLLKRVEKYPRACVRWLWGTRAFVLVYDPDYMKMVLGRSDPKSHITYRHLKPWIGTGLLLLEGQKWFQHRRMLTPAFHYDILKPYVGIMADSVRVMLDKWEELISQDSHLEIFGHVSSMTLDTIMKCAFSHQGSVQTDRNSQSYIQAIRDLSHLIFSRLRNALHQNDLIYRLTPEGRWNHQALQLTHQHTDAVIKERKAHLQKEGELEKVRSRRHLDFLDILLFARMENGSSLSDKDLRAEVDTFMFEGHDTTASGISWILYALASHPEHQQRCREEIQSLLADGASITWDHLDQMPYTTMCIKEAMRLYPPVPVIGRELSKPITFPDGRSLPAGILLSLSIYGLHHNPKVWPNPEVFDPTRFAPGSTRHSHAFLPFSGGSRNCIGKQFAMNELKVAVALTLLRFELSPDPARVPVPMPVVVLRSTNGIHLQLRKLSDSGT, from the exons ATGAGTGTCTCTGCACTGAGCCCCTCCAGAGCCCTGGGCGGGGTCTCTGGGCTCCTGCCAGTGGTCTTGCTGCTCGGTTTGGTTCTGGTTCTGCTCAAGGCGGCACAGCTCTACCTGCGCAGACAGTGGCTGCTCAAAGCCCTTCATCACTTCCCGTCTCCTCCTTCCCACTGGTTCTATGGACACAAGCTGGAG TTCCAAGAGGAGGGTGAGCTGCCACACCTACTGAAAAGGGTAGAGAAATACCCAAGGGCCTGTGTTCGCTGGCTGTGGGGCACAAGGGCCTTTGTATTGGTCTACGACCCTGACTACATGAAGATGGTCCTGGGGAGATCAG ACCCAAAGTCTCACATTACCTACAGACACCTGAAGCCCTGGATTG GGACAGGTTTGCTGCTATTGGAGGGGCAGAAGTGGTTCCAGCACCGGCGGATGCTGACCCCAGCCTTCCACTATGACATCCTGAAGCCCTACGTGGGAATCATGGCTGACTCTGTCCGAGTGATGCTG GACAAGTGGGAGGAGCTCATCAGCCAGGACTCACACCTGGAGATCTTTGGACATGTCTCCTCGATGACCCTGGACACCATCATGAAGTGCGCCTTCAGCCACCAGGGCAGCGTCCAGACGGACAG GAACTCCCAGTCCTACATCCAGGCCATCAGGGACCTCAGTCATCTGATTTTTTCCCGACTGCGGAATGCTCTCCACCAGAACGACCTCATCTACAGGCTGACCCCTGAAGGCCGCTGGAACCACCAGGCCCTCCAGCTCACCCATCAACACACAG ATGCAGTGATCAAGGAGAGGAAGGCTCACCTGCAGAAGGAGGGAGAACTTGAGAAGGTGAGGAGCAGGAGGCACTTGGACTTCCTGGACATCCTCCTCTTTGCCAGA ATGGAGAACGGGAGCAGCTTGTCTGACAAGGACCTCCGTGCTGAGGTGGACACGTTCATGTTTGAGGGTCACGACACCACAGCCAGTGGCATCTCCTGGATCCTCTATGCTCTAGCCTCCCACCCAGAACATCAGCAGAGGTGTCGGGAAGAGATCCAGAGCCTCCTTGCGGATGGTGCTTCCATAACCTG GGACCATCTGGACCAGATGCCCTACACCACCATGTGCATCAAGGAGGCCATGAGACTCTATCCACCAGTACCAGTCATTGGCAGAGAGCTTAGCAAGCCCATCACCTTCCCTGATGGACGCTCCTTACCTGCAG GAATCTTACTGTCCCTCTCCATTTATGGGCTTCATCACAACCCAAAGGTGTGGCCGAACCCAGAG GTATTTGACCCAACCCGGTTCGCACCAGGTTCTACTCGACACAGCCATGCCTTCCTGCCCTTCTCAGGAGGATCCAG GAACTGCATTGGGAAGCAGTTTGCCATGAATGAGTTGAAGGTGGCCGTGGCCCTGACCTTGCTCCGCTTTGAGCTGTCACCGGATCCCGCCAGGGTCCCTGTGCCCATGCCAGTCGTTGTGCTGAGATCCACAAATGGGATCCACCTGCAGCTCAGGAAGCTCTCTGATTCAG GGACTTAG